One Helianthus annuus cultivar XRQ/B chromosome 12, HanXRQr2.0-SUNRISE, whole genome shotgun sequence genomic region harbors:
- the LOC110896124 gene encoding probable methyltransferase At1g27930, protein MQQLNHTNINNNIKMQKNQPPQGHTNFFIVFFSLAIIAAIFLISCLIGIGDTPLFCTESISDEILPTTTTPMQLDAILHYATSPRVPQQSLPEITLSFNVLQSISPCNFLVFGLGHDSLMWASFNPNGHTLFLEEDPLWVRTILKTAPNLNAAIINYRTKVTDADDLLSSYQSEPECSPSKGYIRGNTQCKLAITSLPEEVYDKEWDMIMIDAPRGYYNEAPGRMGAIYSAAVMARNRKKPGVTHVFLHDVDRKVEKAYAQEFLCRKNLKKAVGRLWHFEIPPVENVTQNNATFC, encoded by the coding sequence ATGCAACAATTAAACCACACCAACATTAACAATAACATCAAAATGCAGAAGAACCAGCCACCCCAAGGCCATACCAATTTCTTCATCGTATTTTTCTCCCTCGCTATTATCGCTGCCATCTTTCTCATTTCATGTCTCATTGGCATCGGTGACACCCCTCTTTTTTGCACCGAATCCATCTCCGACGAGATCCTTCCCACAACCACCACACCCATGCAACTCGACGCCATCCTTCACTACGCCACCTCTCCAAGGGTCCCACAACAATCCCTCCCCGAGATCACCCTCTCCTTCAACGTCCTCCAATCCATTTCCCCTTGTAATTTCCTTGTTTTCGGCCTAGGCCACGACTCCCTCATGTGGGCTTCATTCAACCCAAATGGCCATACTTTATTCCTTGAAGAAGACCCTTTGTGGGTCCGTACCATCCTCAAAACCGCACCAAATCTGAATGCTGCCATCATCAACTACCGCACCAAGGTCACCGATGCTGACGACCTCTTGAGTTCCTATCAATCCGAACCCGAATGTTCTCCATCCAAAGGCTATATTCGGGGGAATACACAGTGCAAGCTAGCAATCACGAGTCTACCTGAGGAGGTGTATGATAAAGAGTGGGATATGATAATGATAGATGCACCGAGGGGATATTATAACGAGGCGCCCGGGAGAATGGGGGCGATTTACTCGGCTGCTGTAATGGCAAGGAATAGGAAAAAGCCGGGCGTGACGCATGTGTTTTTGCATGACGTGGATCGGAAGGTGGAGAAAGCTTACGCACAAGAGTTTTTGTGTCGGAAGAATTTGAAGAAAGCCGTGGGAAGACTGTGGCACTTTGAGATACCACCGGTGGAGAATGTCACCCAAAACAATGCAACGTTTTGCTAG
- the LOC110896125 gene encoding uncharacterized protein LOC110896125 isoform X1, with the protein MACCRVLPFRTLMLTELRRVSSKATPFPFSLSFVVNQISTTTPPRCRITRRMHHRFNCSHHDENLSSTEDDGDQEPPQEAVLKVISEVSKTEGRVGQTTNMVLGGTVTDDSSDEWLTLDQKVNTYPTVRGFTAIGTGGDDFVQAMVIAVESVVQHPIPQGNVKQKMSSGGKYVSVNIGPVQVVSSEQVQAVYNAMRRDVRMKYFL; encoded by the exons ATGGCCTGCTGCAGGGTGCTACCATTCCGAACTCTCATGCTCACCGAGCTACGGCGAGTCTCTTCTAAAGCCACACCCTTCCCCTTTTCCTTATCATTCGTCGTCAATCAGATATCTACTACGACACCCCCCAGATGTAGAATCACTAGACGAATGCATCATCGCTTTAATTGCTCTCATCATGATGAAAACCTATCGTCTACTGAAGACGACGGTGACCAAGAACCCCCTCAGGAAGCCGTTCTCAAGGTTATTTCAG AAGTTTCAAAGACTGAAGGTAGAGTTGGCCAAACCACTAACATGGTTCTTGGTGGTACAGTCACTGACGATTCCTCCGATGAGTGGCTCACTCTTGATCAGAAG GTAAATACTTACCCAACTGTAAGGGGGTTTACAGCAATTGGAACTGGTGGTGACGATTTTGTGCAAGCTATGGTAATTGCTGTTGAGTCAGTCGTTCAACATCCAATTCCACAG GGTAATGTAAAGCAGAAAATGTCATCTGGTGGGAAATATGTCTCGGTGAATATTGGACCTGTTCAAGTCGTTTCCAGTGAGCAG GTTCAAGCTGTATACAATGCTATGAGGAGAGATGTTCGGATGAAATACTTTCTGTAG
- the LOC110896125 gene encoding uncharacterized protein LOC110896125 isoform X3, protein MACCRVLPFRTLMLTELRRVSSKATPFPFSLSFVVNQISTTTPPRCRITRRMHHRFNCSHHDENLSSTEDDGDQEPPQEAVLKVISVTDDSSDEWLTLDQKVNTYPTVRGFTAIGTGGDDFVQAMVIAVESVVQHPIPQGNVKQKMSSGGKYVSVNIGPVQVVSSEQVQAVYNAMRRDVRMKYFL, encoded by the exons ATGGCCTGCTGCAGGGTGCTACCATTCCGAACTCTCATGCTCACCGAGCTACGGCGAGTCTCTTCTAAAGCCACACCCTTCCCCTTTTCCTTATCATTCGTCGTCAATCAGATATCTACTACGACACCCCCCAGATGTAGAATCACTAGACGAATGCATCATCGCTTTAATTGCTCTCATCATGATGAAAACCTATCGTCTACTGAAGACGACGGTGACCAAGAACCCCCTCAGGAAGCCGTTCTCAAGGTTATTTCAG TCACTGACGATTCCTCCGATGAGTGGCTCACTCTTGATCAGAAG GTAAATACTTACCCAACTGTAAGGGGGTTTACAGCAATTGGAACTGGTGGTGACGATTTTGTGCAAGCTATGGTAATTGCTGTTGAGTCAGTCGTTCAACATCCAATTCCACAG GGTAATGTAAAGCAGAAAATGTCATCTGGTGGGAAATATGTCTCGGTGAATATTGGACCTGTTCAAGTCGTTTCCAGTGAGCAG GTTCAAGCTGTATACAATGCTATGAGGAGAGATGTTCGGATGAAATACTTTCTGTAG
- the LOC110896125 gene encoding uncharacterized protein LOC110896125 isoform X2, translating to MACCRVLPFRTLMLTELRRVSSKATPFPFSLSFVVNQISTTTPPRCRITRRMHHRFNCSHHDENLSSTEDDGDQEPPQEAVLKVISVSKTEGRVGQTTNMVLGGTVTDDSSDEWLTLDQKVNTYPTVRGFTAIGTGGDDFVQAMVIAVESVVQHPIPQGNVKQKMSSGGKYVSVNIGPVQVVSSEQVQAVYNAMRRDVRMKYFL from the exons ATGGCCTGCTGCAGGGTGCTACCATTCCGAACTCTCATGCTCACCGAGCTACGGCGAGTCTCTTCTAAAGCCACACCCTTCCCCTTTTCCTTATCATTCGTCGTCAATCAGATATCTACTACGACACCCCCCAGATGTAGAATCACTAGACGAATGCATCATCGCTTTAATTGCTCTCATCATGATGAAAACCTATCGTCTACTGAAGACGACGGTGACCAAGAACCCCCTCAGGAAGCCGTTCTCAAGGTTATTTCAG TTTCAAAGACTGAAGGTAGAGTTGGCCAAACCACTAACATGGTTCTTGGTGGTACAGTCACTGACGATTCCTCCGATGAGTGGCTCACTCTTGATCAGAAG GTAAATACTTACCCAACTGTAAGGGGGTTTACAGCAATTGGAACTGGTGGTGACGATTTTGTGCAAGCTATGGTAATTGCTGTTGAGTCAGTCGTTCAACATCCAATTCCACAG GGTAATGTAAAGCAGAAAATGTCATCTGGTGGGAAATATGTCTCGGTGAATATTGGACCTGTTCAAGTCGTTTCCAGTGAGCAG GTTCAAGCTGTATACAATGCTATGAGGAGAGATGTTCGGATGAAATACTTTCTGTAG
- the LOC110896126 gene encoding non-specific lipid transfer protein GPI-anchored 1 — translation MSKCSLMVVTVGLLLCIVGGGWAQQSLSEQCSQKLPEVMTCVAFASGKEGSPQQKCCDSVKEMKESNPACLCFLIQQIHNGTNPALQKMNIQEARLLQLPSACKLANASVSDCPKLLKLPPNSPDAAIFNNVTNTVSTPTGGSSPTSTTPSQAFKHGATTLLRSIIVSFLVFLISGFGV, via the exons ATGAGCAAGTGCAGTTTGATGGTGGTGACGGTGGGCTTGTTGTTATGTATCGTGGGTGGTGGTTGGGCGCAGCAGTCGTTGTCGGAGCAGTGTTCGCAGAAGCTACCGGAGGTGATGACGTGCGTAGCCTTTGCTTCGGGCAAAGAAGGCAGCCCACAGCAAAAGTGTTGTGATTCGGTGAAGGAGATGAAAGAGAGTAACCCGGCGTGCTTGTGTTTTCTCATACAGCAGATCCATAACGGAACCAATCCGGCCTTGCAGAAGATGAATATTCAAGAGGCTCGCCTTCTTCAGCTGCCTTCTGCTTGTAAGCTCGCTAATGCAAGCGTCTCCGACTGCCCAA AGCTCTTGAAGTTGCCACCAAATTCACCGGATGCCGCAATTTTCAATAATGTTACGAACACTGTTTCTACACCAACAGGAGGATCGTCGCCTACCTCTACAACTCCCTCACAAGCGTTCAAACATGGAGCAACAACACTCTTAAGATCCATTATTGTTTCTTTCCTTGTTTTCTTGATAAGTGGTTTTGGTGTCTAA
- the LOC110896127 gene encoding uncharacterized protein LOC110896127 — protein MECNRDEAKRAKEIAENKFSTKDITGAKKFALKAQSLYPALDGISQFLAILDVYAAAENKINGELDFYGILGLNPLADDDAIKKHYRKLALSLHPDKNKSVGAEGAFQFVSEAWTVLSDKEKRSIYDHKRNARVSKQRVHTQNGGSRAPKPPTQNGFHKFTKTAAAQTRVTSTKAKGTSNSQKDGIHATTKTETGPTKMETAPTKTETAPSKTETGLSPAKTGPSGVRSSSNKETVPKTFWTLCKRCKLQYEFLRKYLDQNLLCPTCHGPFHATETAPPSTYGSLEGSENPEMCKTTGDGRSSQWSRFIKTNSPGTVKRDREEAYNREEDLRRKISKKETKAKQDDNGAVENNKRGPIEVANTSSIKSQLIKKATLEIRKKLNEWSSETVKDSLVAEPLVTDVPDPEFHDFDSARSEKCFEEGQVWAVYDHDGMPRLYALIKKVISLKPFKMSVCWFDPKPDNNPGFLKAFGEFKPGKHEIVSAPNFFSHKASFTKQTSGNIRVFPRKGDVCALYRNDVKSDLVKNKYEIVEVDAYEEETGTIVTPLIKVSGFKTVFHRHVDPKETRVIVENEMHMFSHEIPGCVLTGEESGRAPKGCLELDPAAVPPQFLEGCSNSKC, from the coding sequence ATGGAATGCAATAGGGATGAAGCCAAGAGGGCGAAAGAAATTGCTGAAAATAAGTTTTCTACAAAAGACATAACGGGTGCAAAGAAATTTGCATTAAAGGCCCAGAGTCTGTACCCTGCTCTTGATGGAATCTCCCAGTTTTTAGCAATTCTAGACGTTTACGCTGCCGCTGAAAACAAAATAAACGGGGAGTTGGATTTTTATGGAATACTTGGTTTGAACCCATTAGCAGATGATGATGCTATAAAGAAACACTACAGGAAGTTAGCATTATCTCTTCATCCTGACAAGAACAAATCTGTAGGGGCGGAAGGGGCATTTCAGTTTGTTTCTGAAGCATGGACTGTATTATCTGATAAAGAAAAAAGATCAATTTATGACCATAAGAGAAATGCTAGAGTTTCTAAGCAAAGGGTTCATACTCAAAATGGGGGTTCGCGAGCACCAAAACCTCCAACTCAGAACGGTTTTCACAAATTTACAAAGACCGCAGCGGCCCAAACTAGGGTTACAAGTACTAAAGCAAAGGGTACAAGTAATTCTCAAAAGGATGGTATTCATGCCACCACTAAAACGGAAACGGGTCCCACCAAAATGGAAACGGCCCCCACCAAAACAGAAACGGCCCCCTCTAAAACGGAAACGGGTCTCAGTCCTGCTAAAACAGGCCCCAGTGGTGTTCGTTCATCATCTAATAAAGAGACGGTGCCTAAAACGTTTTGGACCCTATGTAAAAGATGCAAACTGCAGTATGAATTTTTAAGAAAGTATTTGGACCAGAATCTTTTATGCCCAACTTGTCATGGACCGTTTCATGCAACTGAGACGGCCCCACCAAGCACCTATGGTTCATTAGAAGGTTCAGAAAACCCAGAAATGTGTAAGACCACGGGTGATGGTAGGAGCTCCCAGTGGAGCCGTTTTATAAAAACGAACAGCCCAGGTAcagtaaaaagggatagagaagAAGCTTATAATAGAGAAGAAGATTTGAGAAGAAAGATTTCTAAAAAAGAAACTAAAGCAAAGCAGGATGATAACGGGGCTGTTGAAAATAACAAAAGGGGGCCAATTGAGGTTGCGAATACCAGTAGTATCAAGAGCCAACTAATAAAGAAAGCTACACTGGAAATTAGAAAGAAATTAAATGAATGGAGCTCAGAAACTGTCAAAGATTCTTTGGTGGCTGAACCACTTGTGACTGATGTACCAGATCCTGAGTTTCATGATTTTGATTCTGCCAGAAGTGAAAAATGTTTTGAAGAAGGTCAGGTATGGGCTGTTTATGATCATGATGGGATGCCGCGATTATATGCCTTGATTAAGAAGGTGATTTCTTTAAAACCGTTTAAGATGAGTGTATGTTGGTTTGATCCAAAACCTGACAACAACCCAGGGTTCTTGAAAGCCTTTGGGGAGTTTAAACCAGGAAAACATGAAATTGTCTCCGCCCCTAATTTTTTTTCACACAAAGCTagttttacaaaacaaacaagtGGGAACATTCGTGTTTTTCCCAGGAAAGGTGATGTGTGTGCTCTATATAGGAATGATGTAAAATCAGATTTAGTGAAAAATAAGTATGAAATCGTTGAGGTTGATGCTTACGAGGAGGAAACAGGGACGATCGTGACTCCACTTATTAAGGTTTCGGGTTTCAAGACCGTGTTTCACCGACATGTAGACCCAAAGGAAACAAGGGTAATTGTGGAAAATGAAATGCATATGTTTTCTCATGAAATACCTGGGTGTGTGCTTACGGGTGAAGAAAGTGGAAGGGCTCCGAAGGGTTGTCTTGAGCTGGATCCTGCAGCGGTCCCTCCCCAGTTTCTTGAAGGGTGCTCCAACTCCAAGTGCTGA